A genomic segment from Halomarina ordinaria encodes:
- a CDS encoding oligosaccharide flippase family protein, with protein MDLDRSSVALYGARIVISLVGFISTVYFARELGSSGLGLYFTFETVVNVLAVFSRFGVDNAVIKRMSAADTDAERGRYLTGALAVVTVPFVCVSLVVLLARGPLDALFELALVPLLVVVLAVETAQWVLISALRGEQRIATTAGLELLGELARIGVSVGLVLAGFGAVGLVYGLMLGQFLRAVAAAGLIRTRLRRPTRETVRSLLSFSKYAAGMNVSHLAYSWFDTLVLALLASKAAVGVYESAWRVSLVVMLASSSIGVALAPSVSSWHASEEWDRIESAVSEAVTYALLLVVPAVVGVAVLGEAFMEVVYRFETGGLVLVVLVAEKLLQAVKDVAQSTLLGTERERVVFWTNAVTVAANVALNLLLVPVFGMLGAAVATFATAGTAAVLQVAVLRRSMAFGVDRRAVAWQVGAALAMGAAVVLASRAVPPTTVPRLFGLIGLGVAVYGLCVLGHGGMRTRLLAVLPRPGSS; from the coding sequence GTGGACCTCGACCGCTCCAGCGTCGCGCTGTACGGCGCCCGTATCGTCATCAGCCTCGTCGGTTTCATCAGCACGGTCTACTTCGCGCGGGAACTGGGCTCCTCGGGGCTGGGCCTCTACTTCACGTTCGAGACGGTCGTGAACGTCCTCGCGGTGTTCTCGCGCTTCGGCGTCGACAACGCCGTCATCAAGCGCATGAGCGCGGCCGACACCGACGCCGAGCGGGGACGGTACCTCACCGGCGCGCTCGCCGTCGTCACCGTCCCGTTCGTCTGCGTCTCGCTGGTCGTCCTCCTCGCGCGCGGGCCGCTCGACGCGCTGTTCGAACTCGCGCTCGTCCCGCTCCTGGTGGTCGTCCTCGCCGTCGAGACGGCCCAGTGGGTGCTCATCTCGGCGCTCCGCGGCGAGCAGCGCATCGCGACCACCGCCGGCCTGGAACTGCTCGGCGAACTCGCCCGCATCGGCGTGAGCGTCGGCCTCGTCCTCGCCGGCTTCGGCGCCGTCGGCCTCGTCTACGGCCTCATGCTCGGACAGTTCCTCCGCGCCGTCGCCGCCGCCGGCCTCATCCGGACGCGGCTGCGCCGTCCCACCCGCGAGACCGTCCGGAGCCTCCTCTCGTTCTCGAAGTACGCCGCCGGAATGAACGTCAGTCACCTCGCCTACAGCTGGTTCGACACGCTGGTGCTCGCGCTGCTGGCGTCGAAGGCCGCCGTCGGCGTCTACGAGTCGGCCTGGCGCGTCAGCCTCGTCGTCATGCTCGCGAGTTCCTCCATCGGCGTGGCGCTCGCCCCCTCGGTGAGCAGCTGGCACGCCAGCGAGGAGTGGGACCGCATCGAGAGCGCCGTCAGCGAGGCCGTCACCTACGCCCTGTTGCTCGTGGTTCCCGCCGTCGTCGGCGTCGCCGTCCTCGGCGAGGCGTTCATGGAGGTGGTCTACCGCTTCGAGACCGGGGGGCTGGTGCTGGTCGTCCTCGTCGCCGAGAAACTCCTGCAGGCGGTGAAGGACGTCGCCCAGAGCACGCTGCTCGGTACCGAGCGCGAGCGGGTGGTCTTCTGGACCAACGCCGTCACCGTCGCGGCGAACGTCGCGCTCAACCTCCTCCTGGTCCCCGTCTTCGGGATGCTCGGGGCGGCGGTCGCCACGTTCGCCACCGCCGGCACCGCCGCGGTCCTCCAGGTCGCCGTCCTCCGGCGCTCGATGGCGTTCGGGGTCGACCGCCGGGCGGTCGCCTGGCAGGTCGGGGCCGCGCTGGCGATGGGCGCGGCGGTCGTCCTCGCCTCGCGGGCCGTCCCGCCGACGACCGTCCCCCGGCTGTTCGGCCTCATCGGCCTCGGCGTCGCCGTCTACGGACTGTGCGTCCTCGGCCACGGCGGGATGCGGACGCGCCTCCTCGCGGTCCTTCCCCGCCCCGGTAGCTCGTGA
- a CDS encoding class I SAM-dependent methyltransferase produces the protein MRDEVLTRWVNQPPADPVYQYLRDAEKESAWEVLGARERVLDIASEANVTRGLDAAYVARVDFSSTAIDYAREVLGDEVDRYEWVDPETPRLPFPDDHFDGGVSIGPYDWKFLDVTALTAEVRRVTRGDGLFVFSVPTPRSPYHTGGRFSLRYYTPGAARSLLAPGWELADYDLVYQHPYWLHSKLAMAPPALQRPFVTAAKRLDDRLDARDDWDDASYLVLGARPLDYERHVERALDCLYRPTDENGFWDAEGGHIVRALEYDVADGTIAGWTPTDDVVWRYAPFALMGSLRWRCSSLGDGSRDAKIERELAYFRERVADPDTLREMPSYGIGALTYAFARAATVYGTEYATVARDLYEHADERFDFDDSEDSLLLYGWTYLYEVDPGADLRRSIDGALYELVERQNAWKTLFYFDNPTTRRHQNQMYTLWALSRAVEVTGCTGYLENVEAVLDYTIEERMRDDGAFIWEDPSRRTYAGAELRRRLGTGFSRPPHWEFLYPCHQTFFVVAVAHYYAAGGERDYDDALGEAMRWIYGRNDLGADLTEVSGLGVPVRFLTTDGRLDVADQQFKGAYEVGAYVMALTDLVEHERARARGGTPRVGRRRAPDATDRSP, from the coding sequence ATGCGTGACGAGGTGCTCACCCGCTGGGTGAACCAGCCGCCCGCCGACCCCGTCTACCAGTACCTCCGCGACGCGGAGAAGGAGTCGGCGTGGGAGGTGCTCGGGGCGCGGGAGCGGGTCCTCGACATCGCCTCCGAGGCGAACGTCACCCGGGGGCTCGACGCGGCGTACGTCGCCCGCGTCGACTTCTCGTCGACGGCCATCGACTACGCCCGCGAGGTGCTCGGCGACGAGGTCGACCGCTACGAGTGGGTCGACCCGGAGACCCCCCGGCTGCCCTTCCCCGACGACCACTTCGACGGCGGCGTCTCCATCGGGCCCTACGACTGGAAGTTCCTCGACGTGACGGCCCTGACCGCCGAGGTGCGCCGCGTGACGCGCGGCGACGGCCTGTTCGTCTTCTCCGTGCCGACGCCCCGCTCGCCGTACCACACCGGCGGTCGGTTCAGCCTGCGCTACTACACGCCCGGGGCGGCCCGCTCGCTGCTCGCCCCCGGGTGGGAACTGGCGGACTACGACCTCGTCTACCAGCACCCCTACTGGCTGCACTCGAAGCTCGCGATGGCGCCGCCGGCGCTCCAGCGGCCGTTCGTCACGGCCGCGAAGCGCCTCGACGACCGCCTCGACGCGCGCGACGACTGGGACGACGCCTCCTACCTCGTCCTCGGCGCGCGGCCCCTCGACTACGAGCGCCACGTCGAACGGGCGCTCGACTGCCTCTATCGCCCGACCGACGAGAACGGCTTCTGGGACGCCGAGGGCGGCCACATCGTCCGGGCGCTGGAGTACGACGTCGCCGACGGCACCATCGCGGGGTGGACGCCGACCGACGACGTGGTGTGGCGCTACGCCCCGTTCGCGCTGATGGGGTCGCTGCGCTGGCGGTGCTCGTCGCTCGGCGACGGGAGCCGCGACGCGAAGATAGAGCGCGAACTGGCGTACTTCCGCGAGCGCGTCGCCGACCCCGACACCCTTCGCGAGATGCCGAGCTACGGCATCGGCGCGCTCACCTACGCCTTCGCGCGCGCGGCGACCGTCTACGGGACCGAGTACGCGACGGTCGCGCGCGACCTCTACGAGCACGCCGACGAGCGCTTCGACTTCGACGACAGCGAGGACTCGCTCCTGCTCTACGGCTGGACCTACCTCTACGAGGTCGACCCGGGTGCCGACCTCCGGCGCTCCATCGACGGTGCGCTCTACGAACTCGTCGAGCGACAGAACGCCTGGAAGACGCTCTTCTACTTCGACAACCCGACCACCCGCCGCCACCAGAACCAGATGTACACCCTCTGGGCGCTCTCGCGGGCGGTCGAGGTGACCGGCTGCACCGGCTACCTGGAGAACGTCGAGGCGGTCCTCGACTACACCATCGAGGAGCGCATGCGCGACGACGGCGCGTTCATCTGGGAGGACCCCTCCCGGCGGACGTACGCGGGGGCGGAACTGCGCCGCCGCCTCGGCACCGGCTTCTCGCGACCCCCCCACTGGGAGTTCCTCTACCCGTGTCACCAGACGTTCTTCGTCGTCGCGGTGGCGCACTACTACGCCGCGGGCGGCGAGCGCGACTACGACGACGCCCTCGGCGAGGCCATGCGCTGGATCTACGGCCGCAACGACCTCGGCGCCGACCTGACCGAGGTGAGCGGCCTCGGCGTCCCGGTTCGGTTCCTCACGACCGACGGCCGCCTCGACGTGGCCGACCAGCAGTTCAAGGGCGCCTACGAGGTCGGCGCGTACGTCATGGCGCTGACCGACCTCGTCGAACACGAACGCGCGCGCGCCCGCGGCGGGACGCCCCGCGTCGGGCGGCGTCGCGCGCCGGACGCGACCGACCGCTCGCCGTGA
- a CDS encoding glycosyltransferase family 2 protein, producing MSPRTDGPLVSVVVPTYNRSGAVTGAVESALDQTYSNLEVVVVDDGSTDDTRAVLDDYAADRERVRVVHSATNEGIPAARNRGLAAARGEYVCPLDDDDRWHPAKVERQVAALDSLDDDYWGVYTHGRIVDREGRLEARVESDAAGDVYPDVLVEMSILPHSGHMARATCLEAVGGYDDGFDVACDWDLTVRLCRRWKVALLPEVLVERTHGGDNVTGDPGYDVRARALVAEKFEGAIEETGVARAFAAASARERGLLALDRGERWEATRRFAAAFRAAPTPDHLALAALAPLGPRGLAVARRVRSLLAR from the coding sequence GTGAGTCCTCGCACCGACGGGCCGCTCGTCAGCGTCGTCGTCCCCACGTACAACCGCTCGGGCGCGGTCACCGGGGCCGTCGAGAGCGCCCTCGACCAGACGTACTCGAACCTGGAGGTCGTGGTGGTCGACGACGGGAGCACCGACGACACCCGGGCGGTCCTCGACGACTACGCCGCCGACCGCGAGCGCGTCCGCGTCGTCCACAGCGCGACGAACGAGGGCATCCCCGCGGCGCGCAACCGCGGCCTCGCGGCCGCCCGCGGCGAGTACGTCTGCCCGCTCGACGACGACGACCGCTGGCACCCGGCGAAGGTCGAGCGCCAGGTCGCGGCGCTCGACTCGCTCGACGACGACTACTGGGGCGTCTACACCCACGGCCGCATCGTCGACCGCGAGGGCCGCCTGGAGGCGCGCGTCGAGTCCGACGCCGCCGGCGACGTCTACCCGGACGTGCTCGTCGAGATGTCGATACTCCCCCACTCGGGGCACATGGCCCGCGCGACGTGTCTGGAGGCGGTCGGCGGCTACGACGACGGGTTCGACGTCGCCTGCGACTGGGACCTCACGGTTCGCCTCTGTCGCCGGTGGAAGGTCGCGCTGCTCCCCGAGGTGCTCGTCGAGCGCACCCACGGTGGGGACAACGTCACCGGCGACCCGGGCTACGACGTCCGGGCGCGGGCGCTCGTCGCCGAGAAGTTCGAGGGAGCAATCGAGGAAACCGGCGTCGCACGTGCGTTCGCCGCCGCGAGCGCGCGCGAGCGGGGACTGCTCGCGCTCGACCGCGGGGAGCGATGGGAGGCGACCCGGCGGTTCGCGGCCGCGTTTCGGGCGGCCCCGACCCCCGACCACCTCGCGCTCGCCGCCCTCGCGCCGCTCGGCCCCCGGGGCCTCGCCGTCGCCCGCCGCGTCCGGTCGCTCCTAGCGCGCTGA